Proteins encoded together in one Mycobacterium simiae window:
- the topA gene encoding type I DNA topoisomerase, which yields MADPTLGRESSGNGSRRRLVIVESPTKARKLAGYLGSTYIVESSRGHIRDLPRAAADVPAKYKSEPWARLGVNVDADFEPLYIISPEKKSTVSELKGLLKDVDELYLATDGDREGEAIAWHLMETLKPRIPVKRMVFHEITEPAILEAAQNPRDLDIDLVDAQETRRILDRLYGYEVSPVLWKKVAPKLSAGRVQSVATRIIVQRERDRMAFRSASYWDIVAQLDASVSDANAAPPTFAARLTSVDGLRVATGRDFDSLGQLRKADEVVVLDEARATELAAGLRGAQLSVASVEEKPYTRRPYAPFMTSTLQQEAGRKLRFSSERTMSIAQRLYENGYITYMRTDSTTLSQSAISAARNQARQLYGDEYVSPSPRQYTRKVKNAQEAHEAIRPAGETFATPDAVRRELDGDEFRLYELIWQRTVASQMADARGTTLSLRINGQSTAAGASTDVVFSASGRTITFAGFLKAYVETVDELAGGEADDAESRLPQLTRGQRLDVLELTPDGHSTNPPARYTEASLVKALEELGIGRPSTYSSIIKTIQDRGYVHKKGSALVPSWVAFAVTGLLEQHFGRLVDYDFTAAMEDELDAIAAGNEQRTNWLNNFYFGGEHGVADSVARSGGLKKLVGVNLEGIDAREVNSIKLFDDDQGRPVYVRVGKNGPYLERTILGEDGEPKPQRANLNDSLTPDELTLEVAEQLFATPQEGRSLGVDPETGHEIVAKDGRYGPYVTEVLPEPPPEDGPDGGSAAPAKKGKKPTGPKPRTGSLLRTMDLQTITLEDALKLLSLPRVVGVDPQTGEEITAQNGRYGPYLKRGTDSRSLATEEQMFTITLDEALKIYAEPKRRGRQGAAAPPLRELGTDPASGKPMVVKDGRFGPYVTDGETNASLRKGDDVATITDERAAELLADRRARGPVKRAAKKSTRKAPAKRAVKRS from the coding sequence GTGGCTGACCCGACTTTAGGCCGCGAAAGCAGCGGCAATGGCAGCCGGCGGCGACTTGTGATTGTCGAGTCGCCGACGAAGGCGCGCAAGCTCGCGGGCTACCTCGGCTCCACATACATCGTCGAATCGTCGCGTGGCCACATCCGCGACCTGCCGCGAGCCGCCGCCGACGTACCCGCCAAGTACAAGTCGGAGCCCTGGGCCCGGCTCGGCGTCAACGTCGACGCGGACTTCGAACCGCTCTACATCATCAGCCCGGAAAAGAAGAGCACCGTCAGCGAGCTGAAAGGGCTGCTCAAAGACGTCGACGAGCTCTACCTGGCCACGGACGGTGACCGCGAAGGCGAGGCCATCGCCTGGCACCTGATGGAGACGCTGAAGCCGCGCATCCCGGTCAAGCGGATGGTGTTCCACGAGATCACCGAGCCGGCCATCCTCGAGGCCGCGCAAAATCCGCGTGACCTCGACATCGACCTGGTTGACGCCCAGGAAACGCGCCGCATCCTGGACCGGCTGTACGGCTACGAGGTCAGCCCGGTGCTGTGGAAAAAGGTCGCGCCGAAGCTGTCGGCGGGACGGGTGCAGTCGGTGGCCACCCGCATCATCGTGCAGCGAGAACGCGACCGGATGGCGTTCCGCAGCGCGTCGTACTGGGACATCGTCGCCCAGCTGGACGCCAGTGTGTCCGACGCGAACGCGGCGCCGCCCACCTTCGCCGCCCGGCTGACCTCCGTCGACGGCCTGCGGGTCGCCACCGGCCGCGATTTCGACTCGCTGGGCCAGCTGCGTAAAGCGGACGAAGTCGTGGTGCTCGATGAGGCCCGGGCCACCGAGTTGGCCGCGGGACTGCGCGGGGCGCAGCTGTCGGTGGCCTCGGTCGAGGAGAAGCCCTACACGCGGCGGCCCTACGCGCCGTTCATGACGTCGACTCTCCAGCAGGAGGCGGGCCGCAAGCTGCGTTTCTCGTCCGAGCGGACGATGAGCATCGCCCAGCGGCTCTACGAAAACGGTTACATCACCTATATGCGGACCGACTCGACCACGCTGTCGCAGTCGGCCATCAGCGCCGCGCGCAATCAGGCACGCCAGCTCTACGGCGACGAGTACGTGTCGCCGTCGCCGCGCCAGTACACCCGCAAGGTCAAGAACGCCCAGGAGGCTCACGAGGCGATCCGGCCGGCGGGTGAGACGTTCGCCACTCCCGACGCGGTGCGCCGCGAGCTCGACGGCGACGAATTCCGGCTCTATGAGCTGATCTGGCAGCGCACGGTAGCCTCGCAGATGGCCGACGCCCGCGGCACCACACTGAGCCTGCGGATCAACGGTCAGTCAACGGCGGCTGGGGCCTCGACGGACGTGGTGTTCTCCGCCAGCGGCCGCACCATCACCTTCGCCGGTTTCCTCAAGGCGTACGTCGAGACGGTGGACGAGCTGGCCGGCGGCGAAGCCGACGACGCCGAAAGCCGGTTGCCGCAGCTGACGCGGGGGCAGCGGTTGGACGTCCTGGAACTGACCCCGGACGGTCACTCGACCAATCCGCCCGCCCGTTACACCGAGGCCTCGCTGGTCAAGGCGCTCGAGGAATTGGGCATCGGCCGGCCGTCGACGTACTCGTCGATCATCAAGACCATTCAGGATCGCGGCTACGTGCACAAGAAGGGCAGCGCGCTGGTGCCGTCCTGGGTCGCATTCGCCGTGACGGGTTTGCTGGAACAGCACTTCGGTCGGCTGGTCGACTACGACTTCACCGCCGCGATGGAAGACGAGCTCGACGCGATCGCCGCCGGTAACGAGCAACGGACCAACTGGCTCAACAACTTCTACTTCGGCGGCGAGCACGGTGTGGCCGACTCGGTTGCTCGCTCCGGCGGTCTCAAGAAGCTCGTGGGCGTGAACCTGGAGGGCATCGACGCCCGAGAAGTGAACTCCATCAAGCTGTTTGACGATGATCAGGGTCGGCCGGTCTATGTCCGGGTCGGCAAGAACGGCCCCTACCTGGAGCGCACCATCCTCGGCGAGGACGGCGAGCCCAAGCCGCAGCGGGCCAACCTCAACGATTCGTTGACTCCCGATGAGCTCACGCTCGAGGTGGCCGAACAGCTTTTCGCCACCCCTCAGGAGGGTCGTTCGCTGGGCGTGGATCCCGAGACCGGCCACGAAATCGTGGCCAAGGACGGGCGATACGGACCGTATGTCACCGAGGTGCTGCCGGAGCCGCCGCCGGAGGACGGCCCCGACGGTGGAAGTGCCGCGCCGGCAAAGAAGGGCAAGAAGCCCACCGGTCCCAAACCTCGCACCGGCTCGTTGCTGCGCACCATGGATCTGCAGACCATCACGCTCGAGGATGCGCTCAAGCTGTTGTCGCTGCCCCGGGTGGTCGGTGTCGACCCGCAGACCGGGGAGGAGATCACCGCACAGAACGGACGTTACGGTCCGTACCTGAAGCGTGGCACCGATTCTCGTTCGCTGGCGACCGAAGAGCAGATGTTCACGATCACGCTCGACGAAGCACTGAAGATCTACGCCGAGCCGAAACGTCGTGGCCGGCAGGGCGCCGCGGCGCCACCGCTGCGTGAGCTGGGTACCGATCCGGCGTCGGGTAAGCCAATGGTGGTCAAGGACGGTCGATTCGGGCCGTATGTCACCGACGGCGAAACCAACGCGAGCCTGCGCAAGGGCGACGACGTCGCGACGATCACCGACGAGCGTGCGGCCGAGCTGCTGGCCGACCGGCGGGCCCGGGGCCCGGTCAAGCGAGCGGCAAAGAAGTCGACCCGCAAGGCCCCGGCGAAAAGAGCCGTCAAGCGCAGCTAG
- a CDS encoding adenylate/guanylate cyclase domain-containing protein, with protein sequence MRRLAEAFWGYRLVPTDRYGGLVATAGALPGRISAFVRWVVRTPWPLFSLSMLQADIIGALFVLGFLRYGLPPEDRIQLQDLPTLNLAIFASSLVVLFLVGVVVNLKLLMPVFRWQRRDNMLAETDPAATELARSRALRMPYYRTLSTVVYWCIGGVVFVVASWSVAKFAAPVVTVATALGAAATAIIGYLQSERVLRPVAVAALRSGVPENVKAPGVILRQILTWMLSTAVPLLAIVLAVVADKASLLHAAPESLFNPILLLALTALGVGLISTLLVAMSIADPLRQLRWALSEVQRGNYNAHMQIYDASELGLLQAGFNDMVRDLSERQRLRDLFGRYVGEDVARRALERGTELGGQERDVAVLFVDLVGSTQLAATRPPAEVVHLLNEFFRVVVDTVGRHGGFVNKFQGDAALAIFGAPIEHPDASGGALAAARELHDELLPVIGAAEFGIGVSSGRAIAGHIGAQARFEYTVIGDPVNEAARLTELAKLEAGHVLASAIAVSGALDAEALCWDVGEVVELRGRTAPTQLARPLNLAAPDSVSKPDYAAEEVSSEIM encoded by the coding sequence ATCCGGCGACTTGCCGAAGCATTTTGGGGTTACCGACTAGTCCCCACTGACCGATACGGTGGGTTGGTGGCAACGGCAGGTGCACTACCGGGGCGAATCAGCGCATTCGTCCGTTGGGTGGTGCGCACTCCGTGGCCGCTGTTTTCGCTGAGCATGCTGCAGGCCGACATCATCGGCGCGCTCTTCGTGCTTGGTTTCCTGCGCTACGGTCTTCCCCCCGAGGATCGTATTCAACTGCAGGATCTCCCGACTCTCAACCTGGCGATCTTCGCGAGCTCACTGGTCGTGCTGTTCCTGGTTGGCGTCGTGGTCAACCTCAAGCTACTGATGCCGGTCTTTCGCTGGCAGCGGCGCGACAACATGCTCGCCGAAACCGACCCGGCCGCTACCGAACTCGCCCGCAGCCGGGCCCTGCGCATGCCGTACTACCGCACCCTGAGCACCGTCGTGTACTGGTGCATCGGCGGCGTGGTGTTCGTCGTCGCCAGCTGGTCGGTGGCCAAGTTCGCCGCCCCCGTCGTCACGGTGGCCACCGCGCTGGGAGCGGCGGCCACCGCGATCATCGGCTACCTGCAGTCCGAGCGGGTATTGCGGCCGGTGGCGGTGGCGGCTTTGCGCAGCGGGGTGCCGGAGAACGTCAAGGCACCCGGCGTCATCCTGCGCCAGATCTTGACGTGGATGCTTTCCACCGCGGTGCCGCTGCTGGCGATCGTGCTCGCGGTGGTGGCCGATAAGGCCTCGCTGCTGCATGCGGCGCCGGAGAGCCTGTTCAACCCGATCCTGCTGCTGGCCCTGACCGCGCTGGGTGTCGGGCTGATCAGCACCCTGCTGGTGGCCATGTCGATCGCCGACCCGCTGCGCCAGCTGCGCTGGGCCCTGTCGGAGGTTCAGCGCGGCAATTACAACGCGCACATGCAGATCTACGACGCCAGTGAATTGGGTCTGTTGCAAGCAGGATTCAACGACATGGTCCGCGACCTGTCCGAGCGGCAACGGCTGCGCGACCTGTTCGGGCGCTACGTCGGCGAAGACGTGGCGCGCCGCGCGCTCGAGCGGGGTACCGAGCTGGGCGGCCAGGAGCGCGACGTCGCGGTGCTCTTCGTCGACCTGGTCGGCTCCACCCAGCTGGCCGCGACCCGGCCGCCCGCCGAGGTGGTGCACCTGCTCAACGAGTTCTTCCGGGTGGTGGTCGACACTGTCGGCCGCCACGGCGGCTTCGTCAACAAGTTCCAGGGTGATGCGGCGCTGGCGATCTTCGGCGCGCCCATCGAGCACCCCGACGCCTCCGGCGGTGCGCTGGCCGCCGCGCGCGAACTGCACGACGAATTACTGCCGGTGATCGGCGCCGCCGAGTTCGGCATCGGGGTGTCGTCGGGCCGGGCCATCGCCGGCCACATCGGCGCGCAGGCGCGCTTCGAATACACCGTGATCGGAGATCCGGTCAACGAGGCGGCGCGGCTGACCGAGCTGGCCAAACTCGAGGCCGGGCACGTGTTGGCGTCGGCGATCGCCGTCAGCGGCGCCCTGGACGCCGAAGCGCTGTGCTGGGACGTGGGCGAGGTCGTCGAATTGCGTGGCCGCACGGCACCCACTCAACTGGCCCGGCCGCTGAATTTGGCTGCGCCCGACTCGGTTTCGAAACCGGACTATGCGGCCGAGGAAGTGTCCAGCGAAATCATGTGA